The DNA sequence CGGTGTCCAGCCCGTTGCCGCGCAGGTGCAGCCGCACGATCCGGTTGTCGGTCGCGGTGGTGAAGAAGAGGTAGACCCAGCGGTCCTTGGCGTACGTGGGCGCGACGGCGATGCCGAGCAGCCCGCCGTCGCCGCCGGTGCTGACCGCGCCGGGCACCTGCCCGAGCGAGGTGGTCTGCCCGGTCTTCGGGTCCAGCCGGACGACCTCACGCTGGTCGCGGCGGCCGTAGAGCACCGTGCCGTCGGGCAGCTGCGCCAGACCGAACACGACGGCGGTGTCCCTGGCCACCGGCGTGATCGCGCACAGCAGCGTGCAGTCCTTGCCGGTGGTCACGTCGACCGCGGCGCTGGGCGAGGAGGTGTTGCCCTGGCCGTCGCGGGCGCTGACCTGGTATCGGTGGCTGGTGGCGGCGGCCACGCCGAAGTCGACGAAGCCGAGCGACCCGGCGCCGCCGACGGTGCCCACCTTCTGCCCGTCCCGGAAGACGTCGTACGCCGCCACGGCGACGTCGTCGGTGGCGGCGGCCCAGCTCATGGTGACGCTGGTGCCGTCGGCGGTGGCCTTGACGCCGGCGGGGGCGCCGGGCGCCGTGGTGTCGGACCCGCACTGCGGCGGGGTGACCGCGACCGAACCGCCGGCCGCGGAGGCGTTGCCGGCCGCGTCGCGGGCGGTGACGTGGAGCTCCCATGCCTGGCCGGGCACGCCCGCGACGTCGGCGGAGCGGCTGTCGCCGCCGACGCTCGCGACGACCTGGCCGCCCTGGTGGACGTCGTAGCCCACGACGTCGGTGTCGTCCGTCGACGGCCCCCAGCTCAGCGAGATCGACCTGCAGGTCGTCGCGCCGAGGGTCAGGCCGCCGGGCGGGGTCGGCGGTTGGACGTCCGGCGGCGGATCGGGCCAGCGGACGATCAGGACGATGAGACCGATGACAGCGACCAGCAACAGCCCGCTAAGCAACCGGGAACCCCCGGATGCCGGCGCGATGGGCGACGGGGCGACGGGTGTCATTGCGGGACTGTATCGAGCGTGCGGCCCGGGCACCAGACCTCACCGCGAGCCGAATTCCGGCGCCATTTGGGCCGGGTGGGCACATCGAAATTGACAAGTGGCCTCGGAAGCAATTCGGAATGCTGCCGGAAGAGGGTCGGCCGCAATGCGGCAAAGCGCTGGAATGACGTGGCGTGATGTCCTTTCGCCGTCACGGAGAAGTCGTGGACCGGACCGCTCCCCCCGGCAGGGCACCACTCTCCGCCTGCCGAAGTGCGCCAGGCCCGTCGACTGTCCGCATGGCACCTGCACACCTGACCCGACCGGAGAAGAGGTTGCGATATGAGG is a window from the Catellatospora sp. TT07R-123 genome containing:
- a CDS encoding PQQ-dependent sugar dehydrogenase, with the protein product MTPVAPSPIAPASGGSRLLSGLLLVAVIGLIVLIVRWPDPPPDVQPPTPPGGLTLGATTCRSISLSWGPSTDDTDVVGYDVHQGGQVVASVGGDSRSADVAGVPGQAWELHVTARDAAGNASAAGGSVAVTPPQCGSDTTAPGAPAGVKATADGTSVTMSWAAATDDVAVAAYDVFRDGQKVGTVGGAGSLGFVDFGVAAATSHRYQVSARDGQGNTSSPSAAVDVTTGKDCTLLCAITPVARDTAVVFGLAQLPDGTVLYGRRDQREVVRLDPKTGQTTSLGQVPGAVSTGGDGGLLGIAVAPTYAKDRWVYLFFTTATDNRIVRLHLRGNGLDTGSMQSMLVGIPRGRIHNGGRLRFGPDGKLYAATGDAGRPRLAQDQSSLAGKVLRLNLDGTVPAGNPFGGYIWSFGYRNPLGMAFDSHRGLWVQEPGETTDDESNHVVKGGNYGWPACDGAQNAAGGDCDAPGARQPQFAFSVGEGGCGGVAIIRDVAYLACATGSRLWRLVLDGDTVTDAQALLTGAYGQLITVEPSADGTLWLAASTRTATGTETQLLRLTLPPRA